In the Malania oleifera isolate guangnan ecotype guangnan chromosome 1, ASM2987363v1, whole genome shotgun sequence genome, one interval contains:
- the LOC131163374 gene encoding DExH-box ATP-dependent RNA helicase DExH18, mitochondrial, whose amino-acid sequence MARGPATTLFRIYASKNRFVSSRVLISSRYVHSRGGWDRCDPQRKPTGAFYDVPDIPFWMGLMNTNNLQLALQSSKFRSHNYTIGAKSFSSIVEDRNDVNDSSNCVSTAVEDGDGVNEDDARNSTVIESECNKVDVGSGKSVGFEHVALRSPVELYHELRNNVKCAKQTRSDWEMLADIFRSFARSGWASNQALAIYIGTSFYPTAVHKFRNNFFFKKCSADVAKYLVTLGPSDAADRFLFPIFVEYCLEEFPDEIKRFRSMIESADLTKPHTWFPFARAMKRKIIYHCGPTNSGKTYNALQSFMEAKNGIYCSPLRLLAMEVFDKVNSLGIYCSLHTGQEKKHVPFSNHIACTVEMVSTDELYDVAVIDEIQMMADPCRGYAWTRALLGLKADEIHLCGDPSVLNIVRKMCSETGDELVENHYGRFKPLVVEAKTLLGDLQNVRSGDCVVAFSRREIFEVKMAIEKHTKHRCCVIYGALPPETRRQQASLFNDQDNEFDVLVASDAVGMGLNLNIRRVIFYSLSKYNGHKIVPVPASQVKQIAGRAGRRGCLYPDGLTTTLHLDDLDYLIKCLKKPFDEVKKVGLFPFFEQVELFAGQLPNATFSQLLDKFGENCRLDGSYFLCQHAHIKKVANMLEKVQGLSLEDRFNFCFAPVNVRDPKAMYHLMRFASSYGQNLPVGIAMGMPKGSARNDSELLDLETKHQVLSMYLWLSYHFKKETFPYVKKAETMAADIASLLGESLAKACWKPESRQAVKPKPQKKEDGYERPRSLIKLYEKKRQTNFSLHNYSEKVAA is encoded by the exons ATGGCAAGAGGTCCAGCAACTACTCTGTTTCGTATTTATGCATCAAAGAACAGATTTGTTAGTTCTAGGGTTTTGATATCAAGTCGATACGTCCATTCTCGTGGAGGATGGGATCGCTGCGACCCCCAGAGGAAGCCAACCGGTGCTTTTTATGATGTGCCCGACATTCCCTTTTGGATGGGTTTGATGAATACAAATAATCTGCAATTAGCTTTGCAGAGTTCAAAATTTAGGAGCCATAATTATACCATTGGTGCGAAATCATTCTCATCCATTGTGGAGGATAGGAATGATGTTAATGATAGTAGTAATTGTGTTTCTACAGCAGTAGAAGATGGGGATGGGGTAAATGAGGATGATGCTCGCAATTCAACCGTGATCGAGTCAGAATGTAATAAGGTTGATGTGGGCAGTGGAAAGAGTGTTGGGTTTGAGCATGTTGCATTGCGCAGTCCTGTGGAATTGTACCACGAGCTTCGCAATAATGTAAAATGTGCAAAGCAAACGCGGTCTGACTGGGAAATGCTTGCAGATATCTTCCGTAGCTTTGCGAGATCAGGTTGGGCATCTAATCAGGCTCTGGCAATCTACATTGGTACCTCATTTTATCCTACTGCTGTGCATAAGTTTCGGAACAActtcttcttcaagaaatgttcAGCTGATGTAGCCAAGTACTTGGTGACGCTTGGTCCATCTGATGCTGCTGACCGATTCCTTTTCCCTATATTTGTTGAATATTGTTTGGAAGAATTCCCAGATGAGATCAAGCGATTTAGGAGCATGATTGAATCGGCTGACCTTACAAAACCCCACACTTGGTTTCCCTTTGCACGAGCCATGAAACGTAAAATTATTTATCATTGTGGTCCGACTAACAGTGGCAAAACCTACAATGCTCTGCAGAGCTTCATGGAAGCAAAGAATGGTATATACTGCAGTCCTCTTAGGTTGTTGGCCATGGAAGTATTTGACAAGGTTAATTCATTGGGGATCTACTGTAGCCTTCACACAGGGCAAGAAAAGAAGCATGTCCCTTTTTCTAACCATATTGCTTGTACTGTGGAAATGGTGTCCACTGATGAATTGTATGATGTGGCCGTTATTGATGAAATTCAGATGATGGCAGACCCATGTAGAGGTTATGCATGGACACGAGCTCTACTTGGGTTAAAAGCTGATGAAATACATTTATGTGGGGATCCAAGTGTTCTAAATATTGTTCGAAAGATGTGTTCCGAAACTGGCGACGAGTTGGTTGAAAACCATTATGGAAGGTTCAAGCCTTTGGTGGTTGAAGCCAAGACTCTATTGGGTGATCTTCAAAATGTTCGGTCCGGAGACTGTGTGGTTGCATTCTCTAGGAGAGAGATATTTGAGGTGAAAATGGCAATTGAGAAACATACAAAGCACCGATGTTGTGTTATTTATGGTGCCTTGCCACCAGAGACTCGTAGGCAGCAAGCTAGCTTATTTAATGATCAAGATAATGAATTTGATGTTTTGGTTGCAAGTGATGCAGTTGGAATGGGTTTGAATCTTAATATCAGAAGAGTTATTTTCTACAGTCTTTCTAAGTACAACGGCCACAAGATTGTTCCAGTTCCAGCATCACAGGTGAAGCAAATTGCTGGAAGAGCTGGTCGAAGGGGATGTCTCTATCCTGATGGGCTCACAACAACTCTACATTTAGATGATTTAGATTATCTGATTAAGTGTCTGAAGAAGCCTTTTGATGAAGTTAAGAAAGTGGGGCTTTTTCCTTTCTTTGAGCAAGTTGAGTTATTTGCTGGCCAACTCCCAAATGCGACATTCTCCCAGCTGCTGGATAAGTTTGGTGAAAATTGTCGTCTAGATGGTTCTTACTTTTTGTGCCAACATGCTCATATCAAGAAGGTAGCAAATATGTTAGAGAAAGTCCAGGGATTATCACTGGAAGATCGTTTTAACTTTTGCTTTGCTCCAGTTAATGTTAGAGACCCAAAAGCCATGTACCATCTTATGAGGTTTGCTTCATCATACGGTCAAAATCTCCCAGTTGGCATTGCAATGGGCATGCCAAAAGGTTCTGCCCGTAACGACTCGGAGCTTTTGGACCTTGAGACTAAGCATCAAGTCTTGTCTATGTATCTTTGGTTGTCTTACCACTTTAAGAAGGAAACTTTTCCATATGTGAAGAAAGCTGAGACGATGGCAGCTGATATTGCCAGTTTACTGGGAGAGTCTCTTGCCAAAGCTTGCTGGAAACCAGAATCAAGGCAGGCAGTGAAACCAAAGCCCCAAAAGAAGGAAGATGGCTATGAGAGGCCAAGGTCACTGATTAAACTCTATGAAAA AAAAAGGCAAACAAATTTCTCACTGCACAATTATTCAGAGAAGGTGGCTGCCTAG
- the LOC131147990 gene encoding uncharacterized protein LOC131147990, giving the protein MNCASALLNGDIGVVPLVNEMDDTGWSALHKAAELHAKKCVELLVKQGARPDIKCKDQQARLPLELALYSRRMDVVWNPNDAIEDLVVCLREKDLTVVKLLAEKTKDILKVAYGCAVECRVVPLAALLMVAAEKVNTSALVPRHDTDLGCKDKITVYDCVIREALSLGWTGISSWRTKKRTAIWNQSENAERRKLLLCEIELLQQFGAVVQRSGCTDRRITSPLVRAAQAGDEAVIELLLKTDIDVNDVDAEGNSALHWSLKTNKDLCPQQIRIVCLLLKHDALVSLKNRLGLTALHIAAANGNKQALQILLSKDPDSIESTTEMLETPLFFAAKNDYLDCAQLLLHFGANTEVLNLRQRPIDLAKSQDMRFILSPTNISFTTQASQRKYTPWLQNDQILSGTREIIPPMTNKGTTVERVCTSPKTELCRFYGSPGGSLRGAKCYHAESKEELQQIRQDAHSIHSQAREKLKQKIFVGGLPPSLDSGSLGKFFEEQFGCVEEAIVINSQAGNPIQSRGFGFVTFKYEQSVSAALQAHYVTIKGKLVEIKSAVPKCLLISEFQKLSPRQQEEQQNNQSQTQAQSPDEEKTDKGRPKQMSLDDGLLCVQQNTHSYESEAHVTTFSVDQFLPDWVSIFKGWLPIFLQEVSKCLREGEWYPLSSLKADFRASCGLELDHASVGYHKLSDFMRSLPGICRMKIVPVGGRGPATHMVLLPSLQPNEELAKSITMPGTSCCTPFDDNTDYVFCDSYLEDGSSISYADFGFLEVGLDERKSFHNENFIHEAFEAKQYQYDALQWVHPRFLEFLKPDPLFHGRPWTMKQNNRDARGSDSERSGEVRCGKEGDAKGKKLKKQQRHLVLEALAIKRKSSSVFFLREFDFYDNYKASMEQGKCFACNQGKMSWTNFPCQHSLWCSDCKHLAVQAAAGTFEHKCVVCDSKVEEIIWNPWHDNPQQTGNVPSDEFPSFDPNQIQSSGKKKFPLHN; this is encoded by the exons ATGAATTGTGCCTCTGCATTGCTCAACGGAGATATCGGGGTGGTGCCTCTTGTCAACGAGATGGATGATACTGGCTGGTCTGCCTTACACAAAGCGGCGGAGTTGCATGCTAAGAAATGCGTTGAGCTTCTGGTAAAGCAAGGAGCCCGTCCGGACATCAAGTGTAAGGACCAGCAAGCACGGCTCCCTCTGGAGCTAGCTTTGTATAGCAGACG GATGGATGTGGTTTGGAATCCAAATGACGCAATTGAAGATCTCGTCGTATGTCTGAGAGAAAAG GATTTAACGGTGGTGAAACTTCTGGCTGAGAAAACAAAAGATATTTTAAAGGTTGCTTATGGGTGTGCTGTTGAATGTCGGGTTGTCCCTCTAGCTGCCCTGCTTATGGTAGCTGCTGAGAAAGTTAACACCTCGGCTTTGGTCCCACGACATGATACTGATTTAGGTTGCAAGGACAAGATTACTGTGTATGATTGCGTGATCAGAGAGGCATTGTCCCTGGGTTGGACTGGGATTTCCTCGTGGAGAACAAAAAAACGGACAGCTATTTGGAATCAAAGCGAGAATGCTGAGAGACGGAAACTCTTGTTATGTGAGATAGAGCTACTCCAGCAGTTTGGAGCAGTTGTTCAACGAAGTGGCTGCACTGATAGGAGGATTACATCACCACTAGTCCGTGCTGCACAG GCTGGAGATGAAGCAGTGATTGAGTTACTTTTAAAAACAGATATAGATGTAAATGATGTCGATGCAGAAGGAAATTCTGCGCTCCATTGGTCCCTGAAGACCAACAAGGATCTGTGTCCGCAACAGataag AATTGTATGCCTCCTCCTGAAGCACGATGCTCTGGTAAGCCTGAAAAATCGATTGGGATTAACTGCGCTCCATATTGCTGCTGCAAATGGTAATAAACAGGCACTTCAG ATTCTGCTATCTAAAGACCCTGATAGCATTGAGTCTACAACCGAAATGCTAGAAACCCCACTATTTTTTGCAGCCAAGAATGATTATTTGGATTGTGCGCAGCTTCTTCTGCACTTTGGTGCAAACACTGAAGTCCTCAATTTGCG ACAAAGGCCTATAGACTTGGCCAAGTCGCAGGACATGCGTTTCATATTAAGCCCCACCAACATTAGCTTTA CAACCCAGGCTTCCCAACGAAAGTATACCCCCTGGTTACAGAATGATCAGATTCTTTCAGGGACCCGTGAAATTATTCCACCCATGACAAACAAAGGTACCACTGTTGAAAG AGTTTGCACTAGCCCTAAGACAGAGCTTTGTAGATTCTATGGATCTCCAGGTGGATCCCTCAGAGGAGCTAAGTGTTACCATGCTGAGAGTAAAGAAGAGCTTCAGCAGATAAGGCAGGATGCTCACTCAATTCATTCTCAGGCTAGAGAGAAACTTAAACAGAAAATATTTGTAGGAGGTCTCCCGCCTTCATTGGATTCAG GTTCACTGGGAAAGTTTTTTGAAGAACAATTTGGGTGTGTAGAAGAAGCCATAGTTATCAATTCTCAAGCAGGCAATCCAATACAGTCAAGGGGGTTTGGCTTTGTCACCTTTAAATATGAGCAATCTGTTTCAGCTGCCCTTCAAGCGCACTATGTCACTATTAAAGGCAAGCTGGTTGAGATCAAAAGTGCTGTCCCAAAATGCCTATTAATTTCAGAATTTCAAAAGCTTTCGCCTAGACAACAAGAGGAACAGCAGAACAACCAATCACAAACTCAGGCACAAAGCCCTGATGAGGAGAAAACAGACAAGGGTAGACCTAAACAGATGTCTTTGGACGATGGATTGCTGTGCGTTCAACAGAATACACATTCATATGAATCTGAAGCTCATGTTACCACCTTCTCTGTGGACCAATTCCTGCCAGATTGGGTGAGCATCTTCAAAGGGTGGCTCCCCATCTTTTTGCAGGAGGTATCAAAGTGTTTGAGGGAAGGCGAGTGGTATCCTCTCTCATCCCTCAAGGCTGACTTTAGGGCTTCGTGTGGACTAGAACTAGACCATGCTTCTGTTGGCTACCACAAGCTTAGTGACTTTATGAGGTCTCTGCCTGGGATTTGTCGCATGAAGATTGTCCCTGTAGGAGGACGTGGACCTGCTACTCACATGGTCCTCCTGCCTAGCCTTCAGCCAAATGAAGAACTCGCCAAGTCGATCACAATGCCAGGCACATCATGTTGTACACCATTTGATGACAATACTGACTATGTTTTCTGTGACAGCTACCTTGAGGATGGTTCATCAATTTCTTATGCTGACTTCGGTTTCTTGGAAGTTGGCTTGGACGAGAGGAAATCATTTCATAATGAAAATTTTATCCATGAAGCTTTTGAAGCAAAGCAATATCAGTATGATGCTTTGCAGTGGGTGCACCCAAGATTCCTGGAGTTCTTGAAACCAGACCCACTCTTCCATGGCAGACCATGGACAATGAAACAAAATAATAGAGATGCAAGAGGCAGTGATAGTGAAAGGAGTGGGGAAGTGAGATGTGGGAAAGAAGGGGATGCTAAAGGGAAGAAACTGAAGAAGCAACAGAGGCATCTAGTTTTGGAGGCCCttgcaataaaaagaaaaagctCCTCAGTTTTCTTTCTCCGTGAATTTGATTTTTATGAT AATTACAAAGCAAGCATGGAGCAGGGAAAGTGCTTCGCCTGCAACCAAGGTAAGATGTCATGGACCAACTTTCCATGCCAACACTCACTGTGGTGCAGTGACTGTAAACATCTGGCTGTTCAAGCTGCTGCTGGAACTTTTGAGCACAAGTGTGTGGTCTGCGACTCCAAAGTGGAGGAAATCATATGGAATCCGTGGCATGACAACCCTCAACAAACAGGCAATGTGCCTAGTGATGAGTTTCCTTCTTTTGATCCAAACCAAATACAAAG CTCGGGCAAGAAGAAATTTCCTCTGCACAATTGA